The Serratia rhizosphaerae genome has a segment encoding these proteins:
- a CDS encoding LysR substrate-binding domain-containing protein gives MQNLDDMYYFARVVEHGGFSAAGRALGIPKSRLSRRINALEERLEIKLINRSTRQFSVTELGHAYYRHCMELTAAAEAAQAIVHQSQTEPKGGIRIACPTALLNFLVTGMLARYMKRYPNVEIYLESTNRQVDILREGFDLALRIDVPPLPDSGLASKRLSPCTYQLVASPQLLETYGTIGDPAALDRYPSLSVSTAYQSHEWQLHGPDGAERRIRHSPNLVTDDMITLRRAALEGRGVVQLPTFVVYKDLKRGKLRTVLPAWQPKPAEVNALFPSRRGLMPAIRSLLDALTEEFAHIDVAALYARYQQSGDGDACILMDES, from the coding sequence ATGCAGAACCTGGATGATATGTATTACTTTGCCCGCGTGGTCGAACACGGTGGCTTCAGCGCCGCCGGGCGCGCGTTGGGCATTCCCAAATCACGGTTAAGCAGACGTATCAATGCGCTGGAAGAGCGGCTGGAGATCAAACTGATTAACCGCTCCACCCGGCAGTTTTCCGTCACCGAACTGGGGCACGCCTACTACCGCCACTGTATGGAGTTGACTGCGGCGGCGGAGGCTGCGCAGGCCATCGTGCACCAGAGCCAGACCGAACCGAAAGGCGGCATCCGCATCGCCTGCCCGACGGCGTTGCTGAACTTCCTGGTGACCGGCATGCTGGCGCGCTATATGAAACGCTATCCGAACGTCGAGATTTATCTGGAGAGCACCAATCGCCAGGTGGATATTCTGCGGGAGGGCTTTGACCTGGCGCTGCGTATCGACGTGCCGCCGCTGCCCGACAGCGGGTTGGCGAGCAAACGGCTGTCGCCCTGCACCTACCAGCTGGTCGCCAGCCCGCAACTGCTGGAAACATACGGTACGATCGGCGATCCGGCGGCGCTCGACCGCTATCCCAGCCTGTCGGTCTCCACCGCCTATCAGTCGCACGAATGGCAACTGCACGGCCCCGACGGTGCGGAACGTCGTATCCGCCACAGCCCTAATCTGGTGACCGACGATATGATCACCCTGCGCCGGGCGGCGCTGGAAGGCCGCGGCGTGGTGCAACTGCCGACCTTTGTGGTGTACAAGGATCTCAAACGCGGCAAACTGCGCACGGTGCTGCCGGCCTGGCAGCCGAAGCCGGCGGAGGTAAACGCTCTGTTTCCGTCGCGGCGCGGTCTGATGCCCGCCATCCGTAGCCTGCTGGATGCGCTGACGGAAGAGTTCGCCCATATTGACGTGGCCGCGCTGTACGCCCGTTACCAGCAAAGCGGCGACGGCGACGCCTGTATTCTGATGGATGAGTCCTGA
- a CDS encoding Qnr family pentapeptide repeat protein produces the protein MTLTLDGEKIDRNRFTGAKVENATFHNCDFSGADLTGSEFIGCTFYDRDSRLGCRFSRAQLKDASFKSCDLSMTDFRNVSALSIEIRECRAQGADFRGASFMNMITSRSWFCSAYITKSNLSYANFSKVVLEKCELWENRWNGAQILGANFSGSDLSGGEFASFDWRAADFTHCDLTNSELGELDVRNVDLQGVKLDSEQASQLMERLGILVIG, from the coding sequence ATGACGCTGACCCTGGATGGCGAAAAGATTGACCGCAACCGCTTTACCGGTGCAAAAGTTGAAAATGCGACCTTTCACAACTGTGACTTTTCGGGGGCGGACCTGACCGGCAGCGAGTTTATCGGCTGCACGTTTTACGACCGCGACAGCCGGTTAGGGTGCCGCTTCAGCCGGGCGCAGCTGAAGGACGCCAGCTTCAAAAGCTGTGATTTATCCATGACGGACTTCAGAAACGTCAGCGCGCTGAGCATTGAAATCCGTGAATGCCGAGCGCAGGGCGCAGACTTTCGCGGCGCCAGCTTTATGAACATGATCACCTCACGCAGCTGGTTTTGCAGCGCCTACATCACCAAGAGCAACCTGAGTTACGCCAACTTTTCAAAAGTGGTGCTGGAGAAGTGCGAACTGTGGGAAAATCGCTGGAACGGCGCTCAGATTCTGGGGGCAAATTTCAGCGGCTCCGACCTTTCCGGCGGCGAGTTTGCTTCGTTCGACTGGCGCGCCGCCGATTTTACCCACTGCGACCTGACCAATTCGGAACTGGGCGAGCTGGACGTGCGCAACGTTGATCTGCAAGGGGTCAAACTGGACAGCGAGCAGGCGTCGCAGCTGATGGAGCGCTTAGGTATCCTGGTTATCGGCTAG
- a CDS encoding YncE family protein — protein sequence MKPLYWIVIFFSITSMTAKATNEQCSHAGSKYVLKKTFTVNGRQGITTDGDYYFVSGTKSIEKYDKEGNMVLANDKPFSSQGGGLNHFGDLSSSGGLLYLGAELFEDGKARNLNISVYDADSLKFIKNIPLDAASAQNEISAVSVDKDSKTFWASSWGDDESSGYVYQYSMDDGHFIQRLKLLPKLKFIQGIDYVDGNLFITTDDGLADKKESDSLYKVNIKQALSQSGENSELQYKFTDFADFGEIEGVNVLNGELLVLNNRGMQIEKGIPKNPYPGYKKEISEIYIYDVKLGCVIK from the coding sequence ATGAAACCACTTTACTGGATTGTTATTTTTTTTAGTATTACTTCAATGACAGCGAAAGCAACGAATGAACAGTGTAGTCATGCCGGCAGCAAATATGTGTTGAAAAAAACGTTTACGGTTAATGGCCGGCAAGGTATTACTACAGATGGTGATTATTATTTCGTCTCCGGAACAAAGTCAATAGAAAAATATGATAAAGAAGGAAATATGGTTCTGGCCAATGACAAACCATTTTCTTCTCAAGGAGGGGGATTGAATCATTTTGGCGATTTATCCTCAAGCGGTGGCTTGCTGTATCTGGGGGCCGAACTCTTCGAGGACGGGAAAGCTCGTAATCTAAACATATCGGTCTATGATGCCGACAGCTTGAAGTTTATAAAAAATATCCCGTTGGATGCTGCATCGGCTCAGAATGAAATATCCGCCGTGTCCGTTGATAAAGACAGTAAAACGTTTTGGGCTTCGTCATGGGGCGATGATGAGAGCAGTGGTTATGTTTATCAGTATTCGATGGATGATGGGCATTTCATTCAACGACTTAAACTACTGCCTAAATTGAAATTTATTCAAGGGATTGATTATGTTGATGGGAATCTTTTCATTACCACAGATGATGGACTCGCGGATAAAAAAGAATCTGATAGCTTATACAAAGTGAATATAAAACAAGCATTGAGTCAATCGGGTGAAAATTCCGAATTGCAGTATAAGTTTACTGATTTTGCAGACTTCGGAGAAATAGAAGGGGTTAACGTACTCAACGGTGAGTTGTTGGTATTGAATAACCGAGGCATGCAGATAGAGAAGGGCATCCCTAAGAATCCTTATCCAGGTTATAAAAAAGAAATCAGCGAGATTTATATTTATGATGTCAAGCTAGGATGTGTTATAAAATAA
- a CDS encoding glycerophosphodiester phosphodiesterase family protein yields MTELLAHRGTTKNSDGERVNEHTLAAYSASIDFGADYVEPDLYVTKDGVLVSCHDDIGFSKMTYEEALKKDPELAKFEDIVDMVKERSIETGRKIGISYEIKEAHTKALTKQAASQSIDTLVAKDFTDPDKVIINSFENYALRYLHDEVFVKYPDSFSSAELPLIELVHTVSVKAALAYIWDKIPFVSTAYAYSDIINKKGNEYIDGYALPKAFGVERLTKLADALHENNKELHIFTAEEDITDEKYEDLLNTNADAIYADNTETARKAFDKHNGMLDVIHASKESDNVDVETLTKVYAMQGDDTIHVSGDKNKVYGDGGDDMIISHGSNNLLNGGGGDDFIYSSGSENTIYAGAGNNVIYFGNDDIMTYDQEAHGNNLVVGDGEINIEGYNADDVSFINQEGNLIIQFDDGGSIIIQDGVDSNGELENKITIDDNPIDIDAVLTTGGAISPADVAQLFKIEVNGVKALDAEHIQ; encoded by the coding sequence ATGACAGAATTATTAGCACACCGAGGAACCACCAAGAATAGTGATGGGGAAAGAGTCAACGAACATACCCTTGCCGCATACAGTGCCTCCATTGACTTTGGCGCCGACTATGTGGAACCCGATCTCTATGTGACAAAAGATGGCGTTTTGGTATCTTGCCATGATGACATTGGCTTTTCAAAAATGACCTATGAAGAGGCGTTAAAAAAAGATCCTGAACTGGCAAAGTTTGAAGATATTGTTGATATGGTTAAGGAGAGGAGCATTGAGACGGGTCGGAAAATAGGCATCAGCTACGAGATAAAAGAAGCTCATACAAAAGCGCTGACAAAACAGGCGGCAAGCCAGTCCATTGATACGCTGGTGGCTAAGGATTTTACCGACCCTGATAAAGTCATCATCAACAGTTTTGAAAACTATGCGTTGAGATATCTTCATGATGAGGTTTTTGTAAAATATCCGGATTCGTTCAGTTCCGCAGAGTTGCCGCTCATAGAGCTTGTTCATACAGTCTCGGTCAAAGCAGCCTTGGCTTACATATGGGATAAAATTCCTTTTGTTTCTACAGCGTACGCGTATAGTGACATTATTAACAAAAAAGGAAATGAATATATTGATGGTTATGCTTTACCTAAAGCGTTTGGCGTAGAACGGCTAACAAAATTAGCGGATGCTCTTCATGAAAACAACAAGGAACTACATATATTTACTGCAGAGGAAGATATAACGGATGAAAAATACGAAGATCTTTTAAATACCAATGCCGATGCTATTTATGCCGACAATACAGAAACGGCAAGAAAGGCGTTTGATAAACACAACGGTATGTTGGATGTTATTCATGCGAGTAAAGAGAGTGACAATGTCGACGTAGAGACTCTGACAAAGGTTTACGCTATGCAAGGTGACGATACCATTCATGTTAGTGGTGATAAGAATAAGGTGTATGGTGATGGTGGCGACGATATGATTATTAGTCACGGCTCAAATAACTTACTAAATGGCGGTGGGGGTGATGACTTTATATATTCATCTGGGTCGGAAAACACTATTTACGCTGGAGCCGGAAACAATGTCATTTATTTTGGAAATGATGATATTATGACCTATGACCAGGAAGCTCATGGAAATAATCTTGTGGTGGGGGATGGGGAAATCAACATTGAAGGGTATAATGCTGATGACGTGTCATTCATCAACCAAGAAGGTAATTTGATCATTCAGTTTGATGATGGTGGGAGTATTATCATTCAAGATGGGGTAGATTCAAATGGAGAGTTGGAAAATAAAATAACAATAGACGACAACCCCATAGATATTGATGCCGTGCTTACAACGGGGGGAGCTATTAGCCCGGCAGATGTTGCTCAGTTATTTAAAATAGAGGTCAATGGAGTGAAAGCATTGGACGCTGAACATATTCAATAA